A region of the Mauremys mutica isolate MM-2020 ecotype Southern chromosome 14, ASM2049712v1, whole genome shotgun sequence genome:
cctcttcccctctcccctcccagtgaCAGCACAGTGCTGCGGGAAAGATactgttaatggggcaagaaacaaagcagctctgccaaagaacctgcggcagcggattgcccagtatctccatgagattttcctggagatctctgaggcagtttcctgtgaagtgagggagtcaatcaacagcctgttccaccacttagactaggcatgtggtgagagaccagcctgctttctgcaaccctcctgcccccaacaactcacttcagcaattcccagcctcctctcctgtttgaaCTTGGTCAACATctaacagctgtgactggctagtcTTCTCTGGGGTAGAAAAGAGATCCTGGCTGCATGAATCTCTGACCTCTAAGTCATCCACTGCCTCTGGGTCCCCGTCGAcatcctcgtccaagatttccttcttctggcttggtccactctcaactggcacacgagccactgaagtatccaccgtggtcttcgcagtggaggtggggtcactgccgagtatcacatccagctctttgtagaaccagcagctcgtGGGCACAGCACCGGAACGGTGGTTTGCCTCCCgtgctttgtggtaggcattccacagctccttcacttttacccTACGTTGcaatgtgtcccagtcatggcccctttctatcatgcatcgtgaaatttgtctgtaggtatcataattcctacggctggagcgcagctggcactggacagcctcctctcccaaatgctgatgaggtccagcagcttgaCATTGCTCCAAGTGGAGGattgcctggtgcgtggagcaggcatggccacctggaaagatgcgctgagaccactgcatgcatcactgAGTAAACAgaaaggggactttcaaaattccaaaggaatttacagggtgggctgatggttggtcacctgagggcagggctgtagagttcaaaccgatgaccagagaggtgagaacaggcattgttggacacctcccagaggccaattgcagcactgtaatcgaccaTGGTGTCTACACTTGTACCGCAGCACTGCACCCCCAGTGCAGAAAGCTGCATGCCTCTcgttggctcagcaagacaggtagaCTTAGCGGTATCTCAGCATATCAGGTGGCTTCCCAaggggtccaacccgtcacactccCATCATGAGACTGGCTTCCTTAAATGCAGGATCAGAGTAGTCAGTGCTGAGGTAAGTCTGTTACAGTGTTCCTATATGCTCTGTTTTCTTTGTATAATTGCATCTCTGCTCCTCCAATTCAGCAACTCTGGCATCAAGATGTTGTATTTGGGCTCTGTGGGCCATGAGCTTCTCCATGGGTGTCATTGTAATCACTGTATACAGTGTGTACTTTGTGCAGTAAACTGGGTTGCCCTCATGCTGCCTAAACTCTTACGACCTCAGTTGGTTGTTATGCTGGTGATTTTACTCTATGGCTGGGCACTAGGTTGATGACCTATGTTTCAGACATATGTGAGAACGTCCAAAATTACAATGGATAGGAACATTTTTAAGGGATAAAAAACTTCGTACTTCAGGACATAAACAGAACTGTAACTGATAGGGTTAGGAAGCAAACTTCTCCTTTGGCAACATTTCCCAAACTTTTGATAGCTGAGTCCTATTTCAAATAAATTAAACCAATTGCTTCCCTACCCCGCTCCATTCAGCCTCACCATGTGTTGTTAAAGTCCCATCCAACTTAATTTAGACATCTTCTATGCTCTCCACCATCTATTGGGGCACATTGCCATTCCATCATTGTGCAttacagggtttcttgcacctttctctgaagcatctggttctggccactgtTTGAGAGAGCATACTGACTAGGTCTGAACTAGTGTGTTAATTCCTGTATTATCTTATTTACTTTCATATACTAACAGTTGAACAACTTACTCTCTGCAGCACCAGATACCCACTCCAAACTTCCTTCTACTCTGTGCTCAATCTTGCACTGCCTTTTTCCCATTCCATTTACTACCTTTCTCAGCTCTCTTGCCAATAGACTCACTCTGCAGTCTCCATAAGTCAGAAACAAGTTATATCCAACATAGCACataaatacaaaaaagaaaagtatttACATTACAGTAGTCTGTCTGCTGTGAGTTGTATCGTTATTATGCCACTGCAGTAGTTACCAAATACTAAACAGCTTTTTCCTCTCCCTTTTCAGTGTATTAGTTGCTTTCCTTCAGCCAGTATGGTGAGACTTCGGATTTCCAGCACCATTGTTGTAGTTTTCCTTATGATTCAGACTGGATTCTTACTGTTTATGTATGCTCGACGTAGCAGCTTCATGCCTCAGTCTGAAGAGAAACCATCTCGGGTGCACATCCTTATTCTCTCTTCCTGGAGGTCAGGATCTTCCTTCGTTGGCCAACTGTTTAGCCAACACCCTGATGTCTTCTACCTGATGGAACCTGCCTGGCATGTGTGGGTAACAATGTACCAGAACAGTGCCAAAGTCTTACATATGGCTGTTAGAGACCTAGTCAGGTCTGTCTTCAAGTGTGACATGTCTGTGTTTGATGCCTACATGCCTTGGAAGAGAAATTTGTCTGATCTGTTCCAATGGGCAGTGAGTCGGGCACTCTGTTCAGCTCCTGCCTGTGATTCCTTTCAACGCACTGACATTACCAATGAAATGGCCTGCAAGACCCTTTGTGGCAAGTACCCATTCAGCAAGGTGGAGGAAGCTTGCAAGACCTATAGCCACATTGTCCTCAAAGAAGTCCGGTTCTTTGATCTGACAGTTCTCTATCCCCTTCTCACTGACCTCTCCCTGAATCTCAAAATCATTCACTTGGTGCGTGATCCCAGAGCTGTTGCCAAGTCACGAGAACAATCAGTAAAAGCCTTAGCTCGTGACAATGGGATTGTTTTGAGCACCAATGGCTCTAAAGTGGAGGACAgcaaatataaagtaatgcaggAAATTTGTAGAAGTCATGTCCAGATTTATGAAACAGCTACTCAAAAACCTCCAAGATTTCTAAAAGATCGCTATTTGATGATCCGTTTTGAAGATCTGGTACAAGATCCCTTATCAGAAATCAGAGACATGTATAAATTTGCAGATCTTAGACTGACCCCCAAACTTGAAAGCTGGATCTATAATATCACACATGGCCAGGGAccaggaaagaaaagggaagcctTCAAAATCACCTCCCGAGATGCAGTTAATGTTTCCCAGGCCTGGAGGAATATTCTTTCCTTCCATAAAATTAAGAAAGTACAAGAAGTCTGCAAAGGTGCTATAAATATGCTTGGCTATAAACTTCTGGATTCTGAGAAAGAGCAAAAAGATTTGTCATTGGATTTAGTGGTGCCAAGACGAAGAAACCAGTTCAGCTGGTCATCATTCAATCCGAAAAACTAAGACATATTACTTTGAGAGGGTTTTTTTGGAAATTGTATCTACTATGCAATGTGTAGGTAATATGAAAAGATTTGCTGTCAAATTTAATCCTAGTCCTAGCTGCTATTTTTTTCAAGTGATGTAAgtatattttttttcagtttcacacACTGGAGAATGTGAAACAAATGAGAAATGCAGCATGAGATTTGTCAGTTTGCAGACTTACAGCTGAGGTGAGCTGTTGTGAACACTGCATCTTGTAAATATTATAATTTAATATGTTAAACTATATGTCTTTCAAATGCGAATTAATGGGGATGGAAAATGTCTTTATTTATTGAGtaatactttaatttttaaacctTGATTAAACTCAGGATAACATTTGATTAAACATTTTAAGGAAATCTCAACATCATCTCAGAAACAAATGCATGGAAATCAGGATTGCATAAATTCTCTCagctttctgcatttttttttttagtatccCCTGATTTGTTATAGTCTTTTGTATTCTCCCCCCAACACCCTTCCAAGCTATTTTGCAGCTCTGTGTTTTTGAAAACTTGTCTGaatctttttgtgtgtttttaattttcaaTAGTGCAGTTCATCCTGGGaaatcccagagaattggggttACTTCTAAAAATGACCTATCTTTGGGTCAGCTGTGAAATCCTGAATGATTTTGTTAATAGATTTACCTGTGCTCTGATCTGAATGGCAGAGTTCTCATCAGCTATTTGATCAAGGCACTGGAGTAGAGCTTTTTGCATTGGAGTATGGAATCTAAAAGCAGAAAATAGAAGTAGAAGATTAGAATGAGGGAATCATCGTGGTAATAGCCTGTTCAGAAGAACATAGTCATATGCTCTATAACTCCATGACCCACACAATAGGAACAGACCTGTATCTACAATCTGTGTAATTTTCAGCTtgttttaaatcaaattctaGTTGTAATACTGAAAAGTCAATTCTTAATGAAATTCACCACAACAAATATGTCTGCCTTTGAAGCTTGTGTGTTTATTTATACTTCCGTATGCAATTCTTTGACAGAAACAAATCTTGAAGCAGAATTAAAGACTAGTTTAAAACTCTTCATCTGAACAAAGGCATTACATCATCTAACATTTAATCAATTTTGGATACACAGTTAATATTAATTGAGGGAAATAAACTCTTAATTTTGGAAGTGGTTTGGGCAAAAATCTCAACTAAGtatatactagggctgtcaaactattaaaattaatctcaagattaaaaaataatcatgattaatcaaaGTTTTAATTGTTTAGTTAAACtgtaatagaatactatttatttaaatattttggctgtttttctacattttcaaatatattggtttcagttacaacacacaatggggaggaggggtagctcagtggtttgagcatcagcctgctaaacccaggattgtgagttcaatccttgtagggccacttagggatctggggtaaaaatcagtacttggtcctgctagtgaaggcagggggctggactcaatgacctttcaaggtcccttccagttctaggagattggtacatctccaattattaatatttatttattattattttatgcaagatgggtcatgtgagctgtcattggaaa
Encoded here:
- the LOC123349627 gene encoding carbohydrate sulfotransferase 5-like isoform X1; amino-acid sequence: MVSTLVPQHCTPSAESCMPLVGSARQVDLAVSQHIRWLPKGSNPSHSHHETGFLKCRIRVVSAECISCFPSASMVRLRISSTIVVVFLMIQTGFLLFMYARRSSFMPQSEEKPSRVHILILSSWRSGSSFVGQLFSQHPDVFYLMEPAWHVWVTMYQNSAKVLHMAVRDLVRSVFKCDMSVFDAYMPWKRNLSDLFQWAVSRALCSAPACDSFQRTDITNEMACKTLCGKYPFSKVEEACKTYSHIVLKEVRFFDLTVLYPLLTDLSLNLKIIHLVRDPRAVAKSREQSVKALARDNGIVLSTNGSKVEDSKYKVMQEICRSHVQIYETATQKPPRFLKDRYLMIRFEDLVQDPLSEIRDMYKFADLRLTPKLESWIYNITHGQGPGKKREAFKITSRDAVNVSQAWRNILSFHKIKKVQEVCKGAINMLGYKLLDSEKEQKDLSLDLVVPRRRNQFSWSSFNPKN
- the LOC123349627 gene encoding carbohydrate sulfotransferase 5-like isoform X2, which codes for MLPADRPLPGSSRRAGARPRLKAAHCLRVQLGGVSSERGKRLQCISCFPSASMVRLRISSTIVVVFLMIQTGFLLFMYARRSSFMPQSEEKPSRVHILILSSWRSGSSFVGQLFSQHPDVFYLMEPAWHVWVTMYQNSAKVLHMAVRDLVRSVFKCDMSVFDAYMPWKRNLSDLFQWAVSRALCSAPACDSFQRTDITNEMACKTLCGKYPFSKVEEACKTYSHIVLKEVRFFDLTVLYPLLTDLSLNLKIIHLVRDPRAVAKSREQSVKALARDNGIVLSTNGSKVEDSKYKVMQEICRSHVQIYETATQKPPRFLKDRYLMIRFEDLVQDPLSEIRDMYKFADLRLTPKLESWIYNITHGQGPGKKREAFKITSRDAVNVSQAWRNILSFHKIKKVQEVCKGAINMLGYKLLDSEKEQKDLSLDLVVPRRRNQFSWSSFNPKN